In Labrys wisconsinensis, a single genomic region encodes these proteins:
- a CDS encoding branched-chain amino acid ABC transporter permease, which yields MTSLPAEIKAHVRFANRSSRIGLLLVAVGLVVLATAPAWADRITLRLLGEIFAYVALASLWNLLAGYAGLVSVGQQAFVGIGGYVLFLTALWGGLNPLVGIPVAGAVAALAAVPIILILLRLRGAYFTIGSWVVAEIFPQVFQQVAAVGGGSGISLPAAVVKSIASARDTREFLIYWLGLALVVVTVGGIVALLRTRWGLALAAIRDNELAARSNGIDVARTRIVAFVVAACATGMVGSLIFLQKLTVTPASAFSINDWTVNVIFITVIGGIGRVEGPIVGTIVYFLLRQFLADYGSIYIIALGVVAIAVMLKAPRGLWGFVADRWDWQVFPLVRRLGKTGER from the coding sequence ATGACCTCCCTCCCTGCCGAGATCAAGGCCCATGTCCGCTTCGCCAACCGGTCGAGCCGCATCGGCCTCCTGCTGGTCGCCGTCGGCCTCGTGGTGCTGGCGACGGCGCCGGCCTGGGCCGATCGCATCACCCTGCGCCTGCTCGGCGAGATCTTCGCCTATGTCGCCCTGGCCAGCCTGTGGAACCTGCTCGCCGGCTATGCCGGCCTGGTCTCGGTCGGCCAGCAGGCTTTCGTCGGCATCGGCGGCTATGTGCTGTTCCTCACGGCGCTGTGGGGCGGCCTCAACCCGCTCGTCGGCATCCCGGTGGCCGGGGCGGTCGCCGCCCTCGCGGCGGTGCCGATCATCCTGATCCTGCTGCGGCTGCGCGGGGCCTATTTCACCATCGGCTCCTGGGTGGTGGCCGAGATCTTCCCGCAGGTGTTCCAGCAGGTGGCGGCGGTGGGCGGTGGCTCCGGCATCAGCCTGCCGGCGGCGGTGGTCAAGTCGATCGCCTCGGCCCGCGACACCCGGGAGTTCCTGATCTACTGGCTCGGCCTCGCCCTGGTCGTCGTCACGGTCGGCGGCATCGTCGCGCTGCTGCGCACGCGCTGGGGCCTCGCCCTGGCGGCGATCCGCGACAACGAGCTCGCCGCCCGCTCCAACGGCATCGACGTCGCCCGCACCCGCATCGTCGCCTTCGTCGTCGCGGCCTGCGCCACCGGCATGGTCGGGTCGCTGATCTTCCTGCAGAAGCTCACCGTCACCCCGGCCTCGGCCTTCAGCATCAACGACTGGACCGTCAACGTCATCTTCATCACGGTGATCGGCGGCATCGGCCGGGTCGAGGGCCCGATCGTCGGCACCATCGTGTACTTTCTGCTGCGCCAGTTCCTGGCCGACTACGGCAGCATCTACATCATCGCGCTGGGCGTGGTGGCGATCGCCGTCATGCTCAAGGCCCCGCGCGGCCTGTGGGGCTTCGTCGCCGACCGCTGGGACTGGCAGGTCTTCCCGCTGGTGCGCCGGCTGGGGAAGACGGGGGAGCGGTAG
- a CDS encoding branched-chain amino acid ABC transporter permease, with translation MEWLNAVVQGILLGGLYALFAAGLSLIFGVMRLVNIAHGDLIVATAYLAYTVSHAAGIGPFPALLVVVPAAAAVGYALQRLLLNFTLGEDLPPLLVTFGLSVIIQNVLLLVFTPDSRRLQAGAVEVASWEPLPGLYVGALPLIQFLTAVAIIGGLQLLFYRTAIGRAFRATSDDPEVAQLMGLENRHLFALAMALALAVAAVAGTFIAIRTNFDPFSGPNLLIFGFEAIIIGGLGSLWGTLAGGVVLGVAQSIGGHVNVAWPVLAGHVAFLVLLMIRRQGLFPSATA, from the coding sequence ATGGAATGGCTCAACGCTGTCGTGCAGGGCATCCTCCTCGGCGGCCTGTATGCCCTGTTCGCCGCCGGCCTGTCGCTGATCTTCGGGGTGATGCGCCTCGTCAACATCGCCCATGGCGACCTGATCGTGGCGACCGCCTATCTCGCCTATACCGTCAGCCATGCCGCCGGCATCGGCCCGTTCCCGGCGCTCCTCGTGGTCGTGCCGGCAGCCGCCGCGGTCGGCTATGCCCTGCAGCGGCTGCTGCTCAACTTCACGCTCGGCGAGGACCTGCCGCCGCTCTTGGTGACGTTCGGGCTCTCGGTGATCATCCAGAACGTCCTGCTGCTCGTCTTCACGCCCGACAGCCGCCGCCTGCAGGCCGGCGCCGTCGAGGTGGCGAGCTGGGAGCCGCTGCCCGGGCTCTATGTCGGCGCCCTGCCGCTGATCCAGTTCCTTACCGCGGTGGCGATCATCGGCGGCCTGCAGCTCCTGTTCTACCGCACGGCGATTGGACGGGCGTTCCGGGCGACCTCCGACGACCCCGAGGTCGCCCAGCTGATGGGCCTGGAGAACCGCCATCTCTTCGCCCTGGCCATGGCGCTCGCCCTGGCCGTGGCGGCGGTGGCCGGCACCTTCATCGCCATCCGCACCAATTTCGACCCGTTCTCCGGGCCGAACCTGCTGATCTTCGGCTTCGAGGCCATCATCATCGGCGGGCTCGGCAGCCTGTGGGGGACGCTGGCCGGCGGCGTCGTGCTCGGCGTCGCCCAGTCGATCGGCGGCCACGTCAACGTCGCCTGGCCGGTGCTGGCCGGCCACGTCGCCTTCCTCGTCCTGCTGATGATCCGGCGGCAGGGCCTGTTCCCGAGCGCCACCGCATGA
- a CDS encoding ABC transporter ATP-binding protein, with protein sequence MALLEIEALDAFYGDFQALHGLSLAVAAGEVVSVIGANGAGKSTLLKSIAGLIRPRRGAIRFDGVPVTGLRAAALVARGIALVPEGRRLFPSLSVLENLQIGGQIGRPGPWTLARVLELFPVLDERRRQASTSLSGGQQQMVAIGRALMSNPRLLLCDELSLGLAPIVVRDIFARLPSIVAEGTAVVIVEQDVVQARAAAGRLCCLRQGRLVLAGRSAELGLEAVRAAYFGV encoded by the coding sequence ATGGCCCTGCTCGAGATCGAGGCGCTCGACGCCTTCTACGGCGACTTCCAGGCCCTGCACGGCCTGTCGCTCGCGGTGGCGGCCGGCGAGGTGGTGAGCGTCATCGGCGCCAACGGCGCCGGCAAGAGCACGCTCTTGAAATCGATCGCCGGGCTCATCCGGCCGCGGCGCGGCGCCATCCGTTTCGACGGCGTGCCGGTCACCGGCCTTCGCGCGGCGGCGCTGGTGGCGCGCGGCATCGCCCTGGTGCCGGAGGGGCGCCGGCTGTTCCCCTCGTTGTCGGTTCTGGAGAATCTGCAGATCGGCGGCCAGATCGGCCGGCCGGGGCCGTGGACCCTGGCGCGCGTGCTGGAGCTCTTCCCGGTGCTGGACGAGCGCCGGCGCCAGGCCAGCACCTCGCTCTCCGGCGGCCAGCAGCAGATGGTGGCGATCGGGCGGGCGCTGATGTCCAACCCGCGCCTGCTGCTCTGCGACGAGCTGAGCCTCGGCCTCGCGCCGATCGTGGTGCGCGACATCTTCGCCCGCCTGCCCTCGATCGTGGCCGAGGGCACGGCGGTGGTGATCGTCGAGCAGGACGTGGTCCAGGCCAGGGCGGCCGCCGGCCGGCTCTGCTGCCTGCGCCAGGGCCGCCTCGTCCTCGCCGGCCGCTCGGCCGAGCTCGGCCTCGAGGCGGTGCGCGCCGCCTATTTCGGAGTGTGA
- a CDS encoding ABC transporter ATP-binding protein: protein MAAILSLRGISKRYGAVVVARDLDLELGEGEALGMLGPNGAGKSTLFGLITGTIAPNAGTIRFGGLDITRVPASRRCRMGMARSFQVPQPFGGMTVFENCVVAGAFAGGCGEREVYGRAAAVLERCGLTSKANVRASALTLLDRKRLELARALTTRPRLLLLDEVAGGLSEPECEILTALIRDILTTGLSLIWIEHVVHALTAVVERVVVLAGGSFIADGRPEAVLRHPKVAEVYMGIPADAALPAAAVP, encoded by the coding sequence GTGGCGGCGATCCTTTCCCTGCGTGGGATCTCGAAGCGCTACGGCGCCGTGGTCGTCGCCCGCGACCTCGACCTCGAGCTCGGCGAGGGCGAGGCGCTCGGCATGCTCGGGCCGAACGGCGCCGGCAAGAGCACGCTGTTCGGCCTGATCACCGGCACGATCGCCCCCAATGCCGGCACGATCCGCTTCGGCGGCCTCGACATCACCCGCGTGCCGGCCTCGCGCCGCTGCCGCATGGGCATGGCGCGCTCGTTCCAGGTGCCGCAGCCCTTCGGCGGCATGACGGTGTTCGAGAACTGCGTCGTCGCCGGCGCCTTCGCCGGCGGCTGCGGCGAGCGCGAGGTCTATGGCCGCGCCGCGGCGGTTCTGGAGCGATGCGGCCTGACGTCGAAAGCCAATGTCCGGGCCTCTGCGCTGACCCTGCTCGACCGCAAGCGGCTCGAGCTCGCCCGCGCGCTGACGACGCGGCCGCGCCTGCTGCTGCTCGACGAGGTGGCCGGCGGCCTCAGCGAGCCGGAATGCGAGATCCTCACCGCCCTGATCCGCGACATCCTCACGACGGGCCTCTCCCTGATCTGGATCGAGCACGTCGTGCATGCCCTCACCGCCGTGGTCGAACGCGTGGTCGTCCTCGCCGGCGGCAGCTTCATCGCCGACGGCCGACCGGAAGCGGTGCTGCGCCACCCCAAGGTCGCCGAGGTCTATATGGGCATCCCGGCCGATGCCGCCCTGCCCGCCGCGGCGGTGCCCTGA
- a CDS encoding ABC transporter substrate-binding protein: MTEASRPIPKAIDRRTVLKGGLAVAASLSSPGVLRAATPTIRIGHVSPRTGPMAGFAEADPYMLDQIRGLLANGLQIGGKTYTIEIIAKDSQTDESRTAEVAAELILKDKVTIITASSGSVDTNPVANQAELNEVPCITTDNPWESYYYGRNPPKEGFEWTYHFFWGLDEVLQAFTGLWQTQSTNKTVGFLFNTAQDDTSWREAFTKAIGQAGFTIVDPGQFPAFGNDFTPQIAAFRKAGVEIVTGNLFTPDFSTFWTQAAQQGFHPKIVTLGKAFLFPSAIASLGDRANGMGCELWWTPFHPFKSSLTGVSAGQLAGDYEKATQRPWTQPIAFKHALFEVVIDVLKRTQDPDDPQSILAAINATDLHTIVGHVKWPGPVRNVAVTPVVAGQWQKKDGKFGVEIVGNAGHPEIADTAPLIPLG, encoded by the coding sequence ATGACCGAGGCCAGCCGCCCCATCCCCAAGGCGATCGATCGCCGCACGGTCCTCAAGGGCGGCCTCGCCGTCGCGGCCAGCCTGTCCAGCCCGGGCGTGCTGCGAGCGGCGACGCCGACCATCCGCATCGGCCATGTCAGCCCGCGCACCGGCCCGATGGCCGGCTTCGCCGAGGCCGACCCCTATATGCTCGATCAGATCCGGGGCCTCCTGGCGAACGGCCTCCAGATCGGCGGCAAGACCTACACGATCGAGATCATCGCCAAGGACAGCCAGACCGACGAAAGCCGCACGGCCGAGGTGGCGGCGGAGCTGATCCTCAAGGACAAGGTCACGATCATCACCGCCTCCAGCGGCTCGGTCGACACCAATCCGGTGGCCAACCAGGCGGAGCTGAACGAGGTGCCCTGCATCACCACGGACAATCCGTGGGAATCCTATTATTACGGTCGCAACCCGCCCAAGGAAGGGTTCGAGTGGACCTACCACTTCTTCTGGGGGCTCGACGAGGTGCTGCAGGCCTTCACCGGCCTGTGGCAGACCCAGTCGACCAACAAGACCGTGGGCTTCCTGTTCAACACCGCCCAGGACGACACGTCCTGGCGCGAGGCCTTCACCAAGGCGATCGGCCAGGCCGGCTTCACCATCGTCGATCCCGGCCAGTTCCCGGCCTTCGGCAACGATTTCACGCCCCAGATCGCCGCCTTCCGCAAGGCCGGCGTCGAGATCGTCACCGGCAACCTGTTCACGCCGGATTTCTCGACCTTCTGGACCCAGGCCGCCCAGCAGGGCTTCCACCCCAAGATCGTCACCCTCGGCAAGGCCTTCCTGTTCCCCTCCGCCATCGCCTCGCTCGGCGACCGGGCCAACGGCATGGGCTGCGAATTGTGGTGGACGCCGTTCCACCCCTTCAAGTCGAGCCTGACCGGCGTCAGCGCCGGCCAGCTGGCCGGCGATTACGAGAAGGCGACGCAGCGGCCCTGGACCCAGCCGATCGCCTTCAAGCACGCGCTGTTCGAGGTGGTGATCGACGTGCTCAAGCGCACGCAGGACCCGGACGACCCGCAATCGATCCTGGCGGCGATCAACGCCACCGACCTCCACACCATCGTCGGCCACGTCAAATGGCCGGGGCCGGTCCGCAACGTCGCGGTCACGCCGGTCGTGGCCGGGCAATGGCAGAAGAAGGACGGCAAGTTCGGCGTCGAGATCGTCGGCAATGCCGGCCATCCCGAGATCGCGGACACCGCCCCGCTCATCCCCCTCGGCTGA
- the lhgO gene encoding L-2-hydroxyglutarate oxidase gives MTHDVIIIGGGIVGLATALAVLEKRPGAGILLLEKEAGLARHQTGHNSGVIHAGIYYAPGSLKARLCREGAEAITVFCAEHAIPFETCGKLVVATDALEASRMDALFERAQTNGIAVEKLDAAELRRREPAIEGVGAILVHATGIVDYKAVCAAMAAELTRQGGTIELGTEVTAIQEKDGLVTVAAGERRWTAAKLIACAGLQSDRLARLAGLAIEHRIVPFRGEYYRLPPARNTIVRHLIYPVPDPALPFLGIHLTRMIDGSVTVGPNAVLGLAREGYPKLSVDLRDMIDLATFPGLWRLLAANIGSGTQELANSLWKRGYLAACRKYCPALTLDDLRPMEAGIRAQAVMADGRLEHDFLFLQTEHMLHVCNAPSPAATSSIPIGRMIADRCFGAG, from the coding sequence ATGACCCATGACGTCATCATCATCGGCGGCGGCATCGTCGGCCTCGCCACGGCGCTGGCCGTGCTGGAGAAGCGGCCCGGCGCCGGCATCCTGCTCCTGGAGAAGGAGGCGGGGCTCGCCCGCCACCAGACCGGCCACAACAGCGGCGTCATCCATGCCGGCATCTATTATGCGCCGGGGAGCCTGAAGGCGCGGCTCTGCCGCGAGGGCGCCGAGGCGATCACGGTCTTCTGTGCCGAGCATGCGATTCCCTTCGAGACCTGCGGCAAGCTGGTGGTCGCCACCGATGCGCTGGAGGCGAGCCGGATGGACGCGCTGTTCGAGCGGGCGCAGACCAACGGCATCGCCGTGGAGAAGCTGGACGCGGCGGAGCTGCGCCGCCGCGAGCCGGCGATCGAGGGCGTCGGCGCCATCCTGGTCCACGCCACCGGCATCGTCGACTACAAGGCGGTGTGCGCGGCGATGGCGGCGGAGCTGACGCGCCAGGGCGGCACGATCGAGCTCGGCACCGAGGTCACGGCCATCCAGGAGAAGGACGGACTGGTCACGGTCGCGGCCGGCGAGCGGCGCTGGACCGCAGCCAAGCTGATCGCCTGCGCCGGCCTGCAGTCGGACCGGCTCGCCCGCCTGGCGGGCCTTGCCATCGAGCACCGCATCGTGCCGTTCCGCGGCGAATATTACCGGCTGCCGCCCGCCCGCAACACCATCGTGCGCCACCTGATCTACCCCGTGCCGGACCCGGCGCTGCCCTTCCTCGGCATCCACCTCACCCGCATGATCGACGGCAGCGTCACGGTGGGGCCGAACGCGGTGCTGGGCCTCGCGCGCGAGGGCTACCCCAAGCTCTCGGTCGACCTCAGGGACATGATCGACCTCGCCACCTTCCCGGGGCTCTGGCGCCTGCTCGCCGCCAATATCGGCTCGGGCACGCAGGAGCTCGCCAATTCCCTGTGGAAGCGCGGCTATCTCGCCGCCTGCCGCAAATATTGCCCGGCCCTGACCCTCGACGACCTCCGGCCGATGGAGGCAGGCATCCGGGCCCAGGCCGTGATGGCCGACGGGCGGCTGGAGCACGACTTCCTGTTCCTGCAGACCGAGCACATGCTGCACGTCTGCAACGCCCCCTCGCCCGCCGCCACCTCCTCGATCCCGATCGGCCGGATGATCGCCGATCGCTGCTTCGGCGCCGGCTGA
- a CDS encoding GntR family transcriptional regulator has protein sequence MQRATDPRSTAAEPAAKETLASSIYDQLRQDILTVALPADTKLNIRALCERFDVGLSPVREALSRLSMENLVRQADHRGFTVAPLSRADLHDLTRARCTIDGMALRQSIDAADMAWEEGLLIAYHRLSRTPRFTSDDHRTRSRDWEEAHRQFHVALVSGCGSRWLITISGQLFEAAERYRHLARIAGKSRSNDDEHRPILEAALAHDADLATSLLTRHFQRTAELVETVLGA, from the coding sequence ATGCAGCGTGCAACCGACCCCCGTTCGACCGCCGCCGAGCCGGCAGCCAAGGAGACGCTGGCGTCCTCGATCTACGACCAGCTGAGGCAGGACATCCTGACCGTCGCGCTGCCCGCCGACACCAAGCTCAACATCCGCGCCCTGTGCGAGCGCTTCGACGTCGGCCTCAGCCCGGTGCGAGAGGCCTTGAGCCGCCTCTCGATGGAGAACCTGGTGCGCCAGGCCGATCATCGCGGCTTCACCGTGGCGCCGCTGTCGCGGGCCGACCTGCACGACCTCACCAGGGCGCGCTGCACCATCGACGGCATGGCGCTGCGCCAGTCGATCGACGCGGCCGACATGGCCTGGGAGGAGGGCCTGCTGATCGCCTATCACCGGCTGTCGCGCACGCCGCGCTTCACCAGCGACGACCACCGCACCCGCAGCCGGGACTGGGAGGAGGCCCACCGGCAGTTCCACGTGGCGCTGGTCTCGGGCTGCGGCTCGCGCTGGCTGATCACGATCAGCGGCCAATTGTTCGAGGCGGCCGAGCGCTATCGCCACCTCGCCCGGATCGCCGGCAAGTCGCGCAGCAACGACGACGAGCACCGGCCGATCCTGGAGGCGGCGCTGGCCCATGACGCCGACCTCGCCACCAGCCTGCTGACCCGCCATTTCCAACGCACGGCCGAGCTGGTCGAGACCGTGCTCGGCGCCTGA